AGTTCCCCATCGACGCGAACACCGACTCCGGGTCGTCCACGAGCCCCGGCGGGTCGGCCGGCTTCTCCAGGAAACGCTCGACCGACTGACCGTCCGAACCGGGGGTGATCACCCCGAAGGAGGAGGACTCGCCCCGCGGGACCCGGATCCCCGCCACCGTCACGCCCGCGCCGCTCTCGATGTGCTGGGCGAGCATCTGGCGCGGGTCCATGCGGTAGACGTGGTCGGCGCCGAACACGGCCACGTACTCGGGCCGCTCGTCGTAGATCAGGTTCAGCGACTGCAGGATGGCGTCCGCGCTGCCGAGGTACCAGCGCGGCCCGAGCCGCTGCTGCGCCGGGACCGGGGTGACGTAGTTGCCGAGCAGACTCGACATGCGCCACGTCGTCGTGATGTGCCGGTCCAGCGAATGCGACTTGTACTGCGTCAGCACGCAGATGCGCAGGATGTCGGCGTTGACGAGGTTGGACAGGACGAAGTCGACGAGCCGGTAGGTGCCGCCGAACGTGACGGCCGGCTTGGCCCGGTCCGCGGTGAGCGGCATCAGCCGCTTGCCCTCACCGCCCGCCAGCACGATCCCGAGCACCGTAGGTCCTCCACGCCGCATGGCCGCTCCCCTCACCCTGGTCGGATACCCATGGCTGCCCCGGCGCGGGGCTCCCTACGCCTGTTTGACGATCTCCTGGTACAGCCGGACCGTGCGGCGGGCCACCGCGTCCCAGCCGAACTCCTCCACCGCACGTGCCCGTCCCGCCTCACCCATCCGCGCCGCGGCCGCCGGGTCGCCGAGGATCTCGTCCAGCGCGCCCGCGAGGTTCGCCTCGAAATCCTCGTCGACGGTCACCAGCCTGCCCGTCACCCCGTCCTCGACGACCTCCGGGATCCCGCCGACCCGGGAGGCCACCACCGGCGTGCCGCAGGCCATCGCCTCCAGGTTGACGATGCCCAGCGGTTCGTACACCGAGGGGCAGACGAAGACGGCCGCGTGCGTGAGGAGTTGGATCACCTCGGGGCGCGGCAGCATCCTGGGTATCCAGTGCACCCCGTCCCGGGAGCCGCGCAGCTCGGAGAAGAGATCCCGGAACTCCTGCTCGATCTCCGGGGTGTCGGGGGCTCCGGCGCACAGTACGACCTGCGCCGCGGGATCGATGTCCCGTACGGCGCGCAGCAGATGCGGCACGCCCTTCTGCCGGGTGATCCTGCCGACGAACAGCACGAACGGCCGGTCCGGGTCGAGGCCGATCCGGCTGAGCGCGTCCGTGCCCCGGTCGGGCCGGTAGAGAGCCGTGTCGATGCCGTTGTGCACGACGTGGACCCGGTCCGGGGCCAGCGAGGGATAGCAGGCGAGGATGTCCTCGCGCATCGCGCCGGAGACG
The window above is part of the Streptomyces sp. NBC_00425 genome. Proteins encoded here:
- the glgA gene encoding glycogen synthase, whose product is MRVGLLTREYPPDVYGGAGVHVEFLARELRRLIDLDVHCWGEGRTDGVRRHRPWPALDGANDALRTFSVDLAMAAALEGRELVHSHTWYANLAGHLAKELYGVPHVVTAHSLEPLRPWKAEQLGGGYALSSWAERTAVEAADAVIAVSGAMREDILACYPSLAPDRVHVVHNGIDTALYRPDRGTDALSRIGLDPDRPFVLFVGRITRQKGVPHLLRAVRDIDPAAQVVLCAGAPDTPEIEQEFRDLFSELRGSRDGVHWIPRMLPRPEVIQLLTHAAVFVCPSVYEPLGIVNLEAMACGTPVVASRVGGIPEVVEDGVTGRLVTVDEDFEANLAGALDEILGDPAAAARMGEAGRARAVEEFGWDAVARRTVRLYQEIVKQA